The Thermacetogenium phaeum DSM 12270 genome segment CAGGGGCTGAGACCCGCTTGCAGTCAAAATCATCATCCATCTCCAGTTCCGTTACCAGGAGAGGGAGAAACCTCCCCTTAAGGCCGATGACCTCCAGCGAATAGGAGTCCCCCTCCAGAAATTCCTGCAGAATGTAGTCACCCCCTCCGGGGCATGTTTCCTTGAAGAACTCATCCAGCTCCCGCTGATCGGCGATCAGCCGAACCCCCCGGCTCCCGCTCAAAGCGGAGGGCTTGGCTATGAGGGGGAAACCACAGCCCGGCCAGTAGCTGGGAGCGGGAATGCCGTTCTGCCGAAACAGGAGGTCTGATTTCCTTTTGGACGAAGATACATCGTAAGCGGCCGGGTCAAATGCCAGAGGATACTCTTGAGCTGCGGCGAGCTCCGCCAGGAAGGTCAGCGCCCTTTCGTCCTCTAAAGCGGGAATGATCAGATCGGCCCCTCGCAGCACCTCCGTCAAAGCCTCTGCATCCCGAAGAATGTCCAGCCGACGGTAGGAATCGCAGAGCCCCACCGCCGGGGCCTGGGGATTTCTGTCCACCAGGGTGACTTCCCAGCCCGCCTGGTGGGCGAGGTAAACGGCTTCCACCCCTTGGAGTTTGCCTCCTAATACAACTGCCCTCACTTCTCTCCTCCTGTGACGAGAATTACGGCTAATAGAACATCTCCCTTTTGACCTCTTGCCCCGGTTCGATCACCAAAAAGTTTCCGTCCCAGTGCCCGGCAAGCAGTTTTTCCAGCAGGTTCAAGGAGCCGGGGATGACCTCGTACTTCATATTGAAAGTTTCCGCCGTCTTGCGGGCGTATTCCTCATAAGCGGTCAGGTCATAGGCGCCGGTGTCGATGAGCGCCACCCGCCTATAATTCCTCATCACCTCTCGCGCCAGCCAGTGGGCCTTTTCCGGGGGATACTTCTTGACCCAGGGAACCTCCCGATTATAAACTGCCAGAGGGGTTTCCCCGTGCTCGATCCACCCCTTGGTCAGATAAAAGGTCCCCGGTTCCCTGCGGGATTCCTCGAGGTATCTCTCGCGGGAGCCGAGAAAGAGGGCAATACAGTCGTCCGTCCTGGGAATCACCAGCTTAACCCGCTGCGGCTTCAAGCCCACTATCCCCTCGGAACAGAGACCGTAGCCGAGTAGGGCCACCTCATAGCTCCCGTCCTCTTCAATTTCGGCCAGACATCCCCGCAGCCTTTCATTTAGCTTGTCGGGATGGTTATGCAGGCCGAACTCCAAAACCCTAACGTCCAGGTGTTCAGGGGCCAGTTTCTCGATCTCTGGAGCAATGGATTCGCAAACTACTAAAACTGCTTTTTCTTCCATACCTTCGCCCCTTTCCCGTCATGCTTTTGCTGGCGCAGCGGTGGGAAAGGACATCGAGGCCCCGAAGAGCTCCATAAACCTGGGGTAAGACCCCAGCTCTACATATTCAACTGAAGCTGCGATCCGGGCGGCGCGCCTGTATTCACCTTTGGAAAGCAGGGCTGTGATCGCCCCGGTTCCGGCGGCGTTCCCGACTGGTCTTACCCTGTCCTCGAGAACAGAGGGAATCAGGCCGATAGCGCAGGCGCTGTGCCTGTCCAGATAGTTGCCGAAGGCGCCAGCCAGCAGCACCTCGGAAACGTCTTCCGGAGCGATTCCGTATCTGTCCAGCAGCACCGCAACACCCGTTGCTATCGCCCCTTTGGCCAGCTGGAGCTCGCGCACATCCTGCTGGGTAATGTAGAGAGGCCTGCCGTCGGCAGCCTCATCCTCCGCTGCCAGCAAAAACGCCCTCCCACCGTCCTGTTCAACCACGCGGGAGGCAAAACTCTCGGCAGGTGTGCCGACGAGAGCCTCTGGGGGGAGAATCCTGCCCCGATAATCGATGATACCGACCTTCAGCATTCCGGCCACAGCGTCGATAAGCCCGGACCCGCAGATCCCCTTTGGCCTCTCACCGTCAATGGTGGTGTAACTGAACTCTTCACCGAATTCAACGTGGTCAATGGCCCCTTTAGTCCCCCGCATCCCGCAGCTGATCTGAGCGCCTTCAAAGGCCGGCCCGGCTGCGGCAGAACACGCCAGAAGGCGGTCCTTCGTTCCCAACACGATTTCCCCGTTGGTGCCGATGTCGATGGCGAGTTTGATCTCCTCGCTTTTATCCATCTCCGTAGCCAGAATGACCCCAACGGTGTCGGCTCCGACAAAACCGGCGATATTGGGGAGCACGTAGATGACACCAGCCTCGTTGATCTCTATGCCTAATTCGGAGGCAGCCACAACCTGCTCCATCCCCGTCACCGGAACGTAGGGGGAAAGGGCGATGTGCTTGGGGTTGAGCCCCAGGAAGAGGTGGTGCATGCAGGAGTTCCCCACAACGGAGGCCGCATAAACGTCCTCCTTCCGGCACTTAGCCTCCGACGCTGCCTTTTCAATCAGCTCGTTGAGCACCTCGATGACGGCTCGATGCAATCTCTCCAGGCCGTCCTTCTCCTGGGTTGCGTAGGTGATCCGGGAAATGACGTCAGCACCGTACTTCGTCTGGGGATTCAAGGCAGAGGCGACCGCCAGCACCTTTCCCGTCAAGAGATCGAGGAGGTATCCCACAACAGTGGTCGTGCCGATATCAAAGGCGATCCCCAGGAGTGTGGACGTCGTATCCCCCTTCTCAATCCCCATGACCTCCTCACCGGCGGTAACGGCGGTGCAGGTAAAGCCTCCCGCCCGCAGCGCCTCCGGCAGTGCGCGCAAGGCCCTTAGGGAAATTCGCAGGTCCTTACTGCCACCTGCCTCCTCCAGGACCGCCTGCAGCCGGTTCCAGTCAGGGCGCTGATCCTCGAGCGTCGGCGGCGGTGCTTTCAGGCAATGCTTCTGAACGTGGGGGTCCAGGTCAATTCTGCGCTCCGTCGTGGCAATGAGAATTTTATGACCTCGCACCTCAAGGAGCTCTACCCCTACATCCTCTTCAACCGCTGCGGCACAGGCAAGCCGGAGTCCATCTGCGATCTCTTTTTCATCCAGATGAGTCTTATCGGCCTCGGAAGGCTCCATCCGACCCTTCACAACCCTTACCCGGCACTTCCCGCACTTCCCCCTTCCCCCGCAGGGAAAGTCAAAGTCCAGCCCGGCCAGGTCGATGGCCTCCTTCAATAGTGTTCCCGCAGGCACCTCGACTTCCTTCATTGCGGGATAAAAGGTTACCTTGCACTTCAACGCTACGCACTCCCCTCTTTCAGATAATTACTGCCCTGAAAATACATCAAGTTCACCCGCCGGTCTGCCGCTCGACTCCCGATTCCAGACCGGACGGTGATGGCGGCGACGAAAGGCAGTGCGGTATGATCCCTGTTCAGTAATCTTCACAAACACGGGACTTGCCCCGCATGCCGTTAGAATACCTTGTAAGGTTCGACAGCGGTTGACATTTTTCCTCCTGCCGCAATCATTCTCCGCTTTCGTCAATGGCCGCTGTGCCCGTAGAGGTGGCCAACTCACCGGGAATAAGCAAAACAGATCGGGGATGACGCCAGTCAAAAAGAACGCAGCAGAAACCTTTGCAGCTGTACGGCCGCTTCTTCGACAGTCAGGTTGTTGGTCAGTAGGAAATCGGGGTTGAGCACCGCCTGGACGGAGGCGGTTACACAGGCGGTAAGGATCCTGGGGTCCAGATCCCGGATTACCGGATCCCCTCTTCTGGCCATAGTCTGAATAATCCACCGGATGTTCTCCGCTCTGATGCGTTCGATTTTGGACCAGAGTTGAGGATAGCACCGCTTCAGATCGCTTATCGATCCGGCATTGAACAGGAATCTGCCGTCCTCCAAAAAGCACCTGATAGCCCCGGTCAAAACACCGGCGATATCCTTTTCTCGATCCACCAGGCTTCTGATCTCTTGGGTGAGCTCTTCAATGACTGAATCAAGAACAGCCTCGATGACCCCCTCCTTGCTGCCGAAGTAACGATAGAGCGTCCTCTTGCTGATGCCCGCCCCGGCTGCCATCTCATCCACGGTGATATCATGAAGCCCACGTTCACAGGCAAGCTCCTTTACCGCAGCAATAACCCTGTCCCGGACGTTCAAAATAACCGACCACCTTTAGCCTATTTTTTTCTTAAACTTGAGGCTGCTGATCGTCAGGAAGACCACAGAGAAAACCAGCAGGGTTACCACCTGCCCCACCAGATAGGAGAAGCCGATCCCTTTAAGGACGATCCCCCGGATAATATCCAGATAATAGGTAAGAGGGATGAGGCAGCTCAGGTAATAGATCACCTTGGGCATGGCCGCCCTCGGGAAGAGGAAACCGGACAGCATAATGGAAGGGAGAAGGACGAAAAAGGACATCTGCATGGCCTGCATCTGCGTCCTGGCGATGTTGGAGATGAGGATCCCCAGCCCCAGGGAGGCGGTTATGAAAAAGAGGGTGAGCAGGTAGAGGTCGAGGATGCTGCCGCGGATCGGCACGTGAAAGACCAGGCTCCCCACCAACAGGGCTACGGTGATCTGTACGTATCCCAGGAGAATATAGGGCACGATCTTCCCGATCATCAGCTCATAAGGCCTGATAGGGGTAACCAGCAGCTGCTCCAGAGTTCCCCGCTCCCTCTCCCTGACGATCCCGATGGAGGTCATGAGCACCATGGTCATGGTGACGATAATCCCCAGGAGGGCCGGCACCATATAATAGGCGGTGATCCCGTCGGGGTTGTACCACGGCCGCACCCGGACATCGTAAGGTATACCACCGCTTAAGTGGATCTTCTCGAAGATGATCTCCTGCGACTTGACGAGGCCGATGGCGTTGGCGATGGCGATGGCCTGGTTGGCCACCATGTTGTCGCTGGCATCCACAATCACCTGCACCTGGGCGGGCGTACCCCGCTTCAGGTCTCTGGCGAATTGCGGGGGGAAGATAATTCCTGCCTGAGCCTTACCGCTGTCGATCATTCTGTTGACCTCGGCATAACTCCCGGCTATCCAGGTAACATCGAAGTAGCCGGAGGCGGTGAAGGCCTCCAGCATCTCCCTGCTCTCCGGGGAGAGGGACTGGTCGAAGACGACCGTTGGGATGTGCCGCACCTCGGTCTGGATGGCATAGCCAAAGAGCAGCAACTGCACCAGGGGGATCAGGAAAACCATCGCCACGGTCAGGCGGTCGCGCCGCAGCTGGATAAATTCCTTTTTCAGTACGGCCAGGATCCTGTTCACAAACCCCCCTCCTTTCTGCGCCGGCGCCTGGCAAGGGCGACGAAGACATCGTCCAGCGAGGGGGTAATCCGGTTCACTCTGCCCCCGGTGAACCGGGAGAGCATGCCCAGATACTCCTCACCGGCGAGCAGCACATGCAGGAGGCGACCGTGCAGGCTGCACTCCTTCACATATTCCAGAGCTTCCACATCCCGCATCCTCTCCACCGGGTCCGGCACCTCCAGCTCCACCAGGCAGCCGTCGAGGACGTTCTCCTTCAGCCGGCCGGGTGCATCCAGGGCCAGCAGTTTCCCTTCGGAGAGAAAGGCGATCCTGGTGCAGCGCTCCGCTTCGTCCATGAAGTGGGTGGTGACCAGAACGGTGGTCCCGGCTGCCGCCAGTCCCCTGATGATAGCGAAAAACTCCCTGCGGGCGGTGGGGCTGACCCCGCTTGTGGGCTCATCCAGGAACACCATCGCCGGCTCTCCGATCAGGGCGCAGGAAAGGGCAAGCCGCTGCCTCCAGCCGCCGCTCAAATGGCCCACCAGCTCCCTTTCCCTACCGGCAAGGCCCGCCAGGGTAACCAACCGGCAGATCCGCTCCTCCCTCTCCCGTCGGGGGATGCCGTAGACCCCGGCGTAAAATTCCAGGTTCTCACGTACGGTCAGGTCCTCGTAGAGGCTGAACTTCTGGGACATATAACCGATCCTTTTCTTGATCTTTTCGCTCTCCCGGAAAAGGTCATAACCGAGCACCTCCCCGCTCCCCGAGGTGGGCGTCAGGATCCCGCAGAGCATCCGGATCACCGTGGACTTGCCGGCTCCATTGGGGCCCAAAAGTCCGAAGACCTCCCCGGGACGGATCTCCATAGTCAGGCCGTCTACTGCAGTAAAATCGCCGAAAACCCGGGTCAGGCCCCGGGTGACCACAACCGGTTTCACACCTTCCCACCCCGCTCTGCCAGCCAGACGAAAACGTCCTCCATACCGGGCGGTACCTCCCGGATCGCCAGTTCGGCCTCCTGCTCCGGCAACGACAGACGGGCGGCAATCTCCCGCCTGCAGGCATCAGGGTCCTGCGCCATCAGCCGGAAGCGATCCCCGTAATAAGAAACGTCCTCGATCCCTGCGATCTCCCTAAAAAAGTCCGGTTCAATACCGGCTGCCCGCACCTCCAGCAGATGATAGGGGAAAGAAGCCTTCAACTCCTGAGGCATCCCTGTCACCGCCAGCCGGCCCTCGTTGATAAAGGCCACCCGGTGGCAGAGTTCCGCCTCATCCATGTAAGGGGTAGAAATGAGGAGGGTCATCCCTTCCTTGTTGAGGTAATAGAGGATCTTCCAAAATTCCTTGCGGGATTCCGGGTCGACTCCGTAGGTCGGTTCATCGAGCACCAGGATTGCCGGCCTCGTGATGAGAGCGCAGGTAAGGGCCAGCTTCTGCCTCATTCCCCCGGAGAGGTGGGCAGCAAGGCGGGCCTTGAACTCCAGCATAGCGGTCAAGGACAGGATCTCCTCCGCCCTGGCCAGAATCGTCCGGCGGGGAAGACCGTACAGGGAACCGAAAAAGAGGATGTTCTCCATGACGGTGAGGTCTTCGTAAAGGCTGAATCGCTGCGGCATATAGCCCAGGTCCTCCCTGCCTCTCTCCACTTCCCGGAGATTTTTCCCTTTCAGAAACACCTCCCCGCCGTCCGGTGTGAGCAGACCGCAGACCATCCGCAACAGGGTGGTCTTCCCCGCTCCGTCGGGCCCCACCAGGCCGAGGATCTCCCCCTTTTGGACCTCCAGGCTCACATCCGCTACGGCCACCTTGTCGCCATAGGCTTTGGTGAGCCCCTCTACCC includes the following:
- the pylC gene encoding 3-methylornithine--L-lysine ligase PylC: MRAVVLGGKLQGVEAVYLAHQAGWEVTLVDRNPQAPAVGLCDSYRRLDILRDAEALTEVLRGADLIIPALEDERALTFLAELAAAQEYPLAFDPAAYDVSSSKRKSDLLFRQNGIPAPSYWPGCGFPLIAKPSALSGSRGVRLIADQRELDEFFKETCPGGGDYILQEFLEGDSYSLEVIGLKGRFLPLLVTELEMDDDFDCKRVSAPVKLDPALVRQFAKMAEKVAGLLDLTGVMDLEVILHQGVLKLLEIDARLPSQTPTAVYKATGVNIVELLYRVFSLGELPREVDLSVKSGVVYEHIRVSPEGVETLGEHIISDAGPLRLVRDFYGADEALTNFEPGRVEWVATLIVTGADRDKAWERRCEVLAAIGKRFSR
- a CDS encoding DUF1638 domain-containing protein: MEEKAVLVVCESIAPEIEKLAPEHLDVRVLEFGLHNHPDKLNERLRGCLAEIEEDGSYEVALLGYGLCSEGIVGLKPQRVKLVIPRTDDCIALFLGSRERYLEESRREPGTFYLTKGWIEHGETPLAVYNREVPWVKKYPPEKAHWLAREVMRNYRRVALIDTGAYDLTAYEEYARKTAETFNMKYEVIPGSLNLLEKLLAGHWDGNFLVIEPGQEVKREMFY
- a CDS encoding ASKHA domain-containing protein, coding for MKCKVTFYPAMKEVEVPAGTLLKEAIDLAGLDFDFPCGGRGKCGKCRVRVVKGRMEPSEADKTHLDEKEIADGLRLACAAAVEEDVGVELLEVRGHKILIATTERRIDLDPHVQKHCLKAPPPTLEDQRPDWNRLQAVLEEAGGSKDLRISLRALRALPEALRAGGFTCTAVTAGEEVMGIEKGDTTSTLLGIAFDIGTTTVVGYLLDLLTGKVLAVASALNPQTKYGADVISRITYATQEKDGLERLHRAVIEVLNELIEKAASEAKCRKEDVYAASVVGNSCMHHLFLGLNPKHIALSPYVPVTGMEQVVAASELGIEINEAGVIYVLPNIAGFVGADTVGVILATEMDKSEEIKLAIDIGTNGEIVLGTKDRLLACSAAAGPAFEGAQISCGMRGTKGAIDHVEFGEEFSYTTIDGERPKGICGSGLIDAVAGMLKVGIIDYRGRILPPEALVGTPAESFASRVVEQDGGRAFLLAAEDEAADGRPLYITQQDVRELQLAKGAIATGVAVLLDRYGIAPEDVSEVLLAGAFGNYLDRHSACAIGLIPSVLEDRVRPVGNAAGTGAITALLSKGEYRRAARIAASVEYVELGSYPRFMELFGASMSFPTAAPAKA
- a CDS encoding TetR/AcrR family transcriptional regulator, which encodes MNVRDRVIAAVKELACERGLHDITVDEMAAGAGISKRTLYRYFGSKEGVIEAVLDSVIEELTQEIRSLVDREKDIAGVLTGAIRCFLEDGRFLFNAGSISDLKRCYPQLWSKIERIRAENIRWIIQTMARRGDPVIRDLDPRILTACVTASVQAVLNPDFLLTNNLTVEEAAVQLQRFLLRSF
- a CDS encoding ABC transporter permease; the protein is MNRILAVLKKEFIQLRRDRLTVAMVFLIPLVQLLLFGYAIQTEVRHIPTVVFDQSLSPESREMLEAFTASGYFDVTWIAGSYAEVNRMIDSGKAQAGIIFPPQFARDLKRGTPAQVQVIVDASDNMVANQAIAIANAIGLVKSQEIIFEKIHLSGGIPYDVRVRPWYNPDGITAYYMVPALLGIIVTMTMVLMTSIGIVRERERGTLEQLLVTPIRPYELMIGKIVPYILLGYVQITVALLVGSLVFHVPIRGSILDLYLLTLFFITASLGLGILISNIARTQMQAMQMSFFVLLPSIMLSGFLFPRAAMPKVIYYLSCLIPLTYYLDIIRGIVLKGIGFSYLVGQVVTLLVFSVVFLTISSLKFKKKIG
- a CDS encoding ABC transporter ATP-binding protein, producing the protein MKPVVVTRGLTRVFGDFTAVDGLTMEIRPGEVFGLLGPNGAGKSTVIRMLCGILTPTSGSGEVLGYDLFRESEKIKKRIGYMSQKFSLYEDLTVRENLEFYAGVYGIPRREREERICRLVTLAGLAGRERELVGHLSGGWRQRLALSCALIGEPAMVFLDEPTSGVSPTARREFFAIIRGLAAAGTTVLVTTHFMDEAERCTRIAFLSEGKLLALDAPGRLKENVLDGCLVELEVPDPVERMRDVEALEYVKECSLHGRLLHVLLAGEEYLGMLSRFTGGRVNRITPSLDDVFVALARRRRRKEGGL
- a CDS encoding ABC transporter ATP-binding protein, which translates into the protein MIRVEGLTKAYGDKVAVADVSLEVQKGEILGLVGPDGAGKTTLLRMVCGLLTPDGGEVFLKGKNLREVERGREDLGYMPQRFSLYEDLTVMENILFFGSLYGLPRRTILARAEEILSLTAMLEFKARLAAHLSGGMRQKLALTCALITRPAILVLDEPTYGVDPESRKEFWKILYYLNKEGMTLLISTPYMDEAELCHRVAFINEGRLAVTGMPQELKASFPYHLLEVRAAGIEPDFFREIAGIEDVSYYGDRFRLMAQDPDACRREIAARLSLPEQEAELAIREVPPGMEDVFVWLAERGGKV